CTGATACTTGTAAAATACAGCCGCTTGCAATCCGGTCTTTTGCCATTTGTAAACCAAATTGGAAGTAAGCTCTGGCGAAAAATTGAATTTTCTAGAAACTTCATCCGCCTCTATTTGATTGGATCGGCCAATGTACCCGGCAGCCAAATTAAAATCCAAATTTTTCCAATTGAGCTTAAAATCGGCATTGGCTCCCACGGTTTGGAATTGACCAATATTGGTATAAGTAAATTCTTGTCCGTCAATCTGTGCAAGGGTTATAAGGTTGTTGATGTCATTGTAAAAACCAGAAATTCCTGATTTTACAAACACGTTTTTCCCCAGTGATTTACGATGCTGCAAATTGAGTGAATAGTTGTGTCCGTATTCGGCCTTTAAATCTTGATTGCCCACAATATTGTGGTTGATATCTACAAAATAGAAATACAATTCCTTGATGCCGGGAGCCCTAAATCCACGGGCATAGGAAGCGCGCAAAGTGAAATCCTTTAAGACATAGCGCAAATTCAGGGAAGGTACCAAGGGCGCTCTGTAGCCAGAATTATAGCCATAGCGCAGTCCCGGGCGAACAACAAAACCCTCGAAAGCCTCCATTTCGGCAGTGGCAAACAGGGCATAGTCGCCAATATATTGCTGCTGACCTTCTATGCGTGCACCCCTTGCGGTTTCAATATTGACATCATAGCCCAATTCATAATTGAACCAATCGTCCGAATTGGATTTTGAGAAATTCCCACGCGACATCCACTGCTGAAAAACACTGGTGTCTTGGTCGCTGGGGTTTTCCGTTAGCGATTCTTCTAGAGTGGTCAAATCCTTGCTAAAGGTATTTTTCTTTCGGTTGAAATAATTGTAGGCAGCCGTGATATTGATAAACTTGTTTTTGGCCACATTCCCATCCAAATAAACCGCTTGATCTATTCGTGTTGTGTAGTAATAATCGTCAAAGGCATTTTCAAAATAGGGTGCTCTTGGCCTTCCCCTGTTGGTGATTTTTTCCTTGAAAAATTCCGCTTTATAGCCCAGCTTTAGCTTTTTGAATTGATAATTGTATTGCGCTCTGCCAAAATATTGGGTTCTTGGTTTCCAATTTTTAAAACGAGTGGAATCTGCTCGGGGCTGTTTGAAATCGGGCCAAAAATTATCTGAAGGATTCCAGCCATCAAAAAAATTGCGCCCGCCCGATAGGCTTAAAAAATGTTTTTTGTGTGCAAATGAAATGCCCGCATCTGCATTGTAAGTGCCTATGTTTTCCGAGTATCCATTCAAATAAACCGAATATTTTTCCCTACTGGTTTTTTTGGTGATAATATTCAAAGTACCCGCCAAAGCATTGCTGCCGTAGTTTACGGCCAACGGTCCTTCCACCAGCTCTACCCGCTCAATATTGTTCAGGTTGATCTGCGAAAGATCGATGTTTCCATTTTGCCGACCGATGATCGGAACGCCATCTATCATTATTTTCACATTTTCGCCAGATAAGCCTTGCATGCTCATGCTACTGCCCAAAATATTGTCTTGCGAAAGGCGAATGTTCAGGTTATTGCTCAGCAAGTCGCGCAAATTCACGGCCGCCATATTGTTGATTTTTTCGGCATCAATCACCTCTACTTTGTGCACTGTTTTGGCCGTGCTTGTTGGCAAATATTGTGCACTCACCACCACTTCTTGCAGTGCCGCTTCATCGGCTTTCAATGCTATTTGATTGGGCAACATTTTCAGCGTAGCAAATGTATCTTGATAACTTTCGAAACCGAGATGGCTCAATTTTAATACAAATCTCGTTTTTGGATTTTCTTGCAAATATTTGGGAATGGACAATTCACCACTTTGATTGCTCAAGTAGCCCCATTCCTGGTTTTCGGAAGGCGGCAACAAATAAAAATGCGCATGTACATAAGGCAATACGGCTTTATCATCGTGAACAGTGATGGTCTTTTGAGCAAATAACCCAAAAGACCACATGAAAAACACTGTCAGAAAAAACCATTTATTATGCTGAAGCATCTATGAACATTTTTTTCAAGCTCCTCTGTAAGAGCGAAATCGAAACCAAATCCTGCAATTCAATTAATTCTGCTTTGGTAAATTTCAATTGAATGCTCTTTACGGGTGTGGCAAATTGAAAATTCACATCACTGCGATTGAGCAATTCTGCTTCCTCTAAATCTGCTTCAATTTTTTCCAAAAACTGGCTTAAATGAACAGACTGAAAAGAAAGCTGCACTATTTTGTAATCCAATTGCATGGAATCGCAGTGCGGACACCAAATAACTTTGCCATTTTTCGTGTGGTGTAATATTTTATCCTCATTGCACATTGGCCCTAGATTTTGCAGCTTTCTTCTACTTGCGAAACAATGTCTCTCCACTCCTGCAATTCGGGAATACCGGGCTTGCGCTTGCCAAAAAACTGTGCAATTTGTTCTCCCTCTGCATTGAAGCATTCCAGTGCTGTTACTGTTCCGTCCTCTGTAGGTTTGCGCACGACCCAGCATGAATCCAGCGCGCTTTCCTTGATGTGCAAATTGAAATCGGGATCCAAAACATTGTACCACTCTCCATATTCCATCAATTTCTTCACCGGTCCGGTATGGATTTGAATCATTCCGGGATTGCCCACAAAAACCATAATGGGCGTTTGGGTTTCCGCTGCTTTTTCCAAAATGGCACGAACCACTTTTGGATCGACCTTGATTGCATAATTTCCCTCAGGAGCCAATCGCAATGCCTGCGTCCTACTGACTTTGTATTTTTTCAACATGCCAAAGAAATGGTGCGTGTCTTTCAGGTTCAACCATTCCTGTTGAAAGCCCGAAATATCAATTTCCGAGTCCTGCAATTCAGGGGCTTTTTCAGGCGATGCTTGCACGCTTTCCTCTGTGCTTTGATCTTCGTTCCTGTATTTTTCTACCAAATTTTTATAGGCCTCCAAATCACTTTGGGGCGTGAGGTAAATTTTGTGCACTGCTGTTCCGTCTTTTGCAAAAAACTGTATGCTGTAGCGGGGTTTTTCATTGCTAATTTCGGTTACTGCAAATGCAGATTTCCAGCATTGGAAGAAAATTCTCAAGTCAATATCCTCGCCCACAAAAAGGCCTACATGCGCATTTTCCAGCGATGCATTTTTATAAATCCCCTTGCGCTCGTGCACCACATCATTGTTTCGGGTCAATGCCATCACTTTTCCAAGCGATTTGATTTCCGTCAAAATATTTTGGAATTCTGGCTTCAAGCGGCTTACGTTAGTTCCGCATTTGGTGGCCAATAATTCCACTTCGCTCACACCCAATTCCTGGGCGGCATTGCGAATGCGCAAATTGGGTTGCTTTTCCAAAAGCGCTTCCCATTTTTTCGATAAAGTGTTATTTGCTAGTGTTTCCATGAGTTTCAAAATTTAATTGATAAAAGTGCTTTGTTTTTCTGTTGAATAATTTTTGTGCTGTTTATGATTGTTTTTGCTTTCCAAAATTGTATTGCCAAAATAGGCCACCGGACATTTGCAAAAAGGATGCTGCTGCACGCATACAGGCATATCGTAGCAGATGCTGAGTTGCTCCTCGCCCAAGACTTCTGCTGGAGTGCCGTGGGCAAATATTTTTCCGTTTTTCAGCAGAATAATTTCATCGGCATACATGGCGGCAAGGTTTACATCGTGCAATACCGCTAGCACCACATTTTCCCGATGTGCAAAATCCCTGGAAAGCTGTAGGATTTCGTGCTGGTGCTTGATGTCCAAATTGTTGAGCGGTTCATCCAATAAAAGTAGTTTTTCGCTGTAGGCAATTTTATTTTCGTCCCACAATTGCGCCAAGACTCTTGCCAAATGCACTCTTTGCTGTTCTCCACCAGAAAGTGAAAGAAAATTGCGTGTTTTAAATTCGAGCATTTGAACAGCTTGCAGACTTTCCTCCACTGCTGTGTAGTCCCCTTTTTGAGGATGATTTTTGAAATGCGGATATCGTCCCATCATTACCACCTCCTGCACGGGAAAGTCATAATTCATACTTGATTTTTGGGTCAAGACCGCTCTTTCCCTTGCCAAATCCGCTGCCTTGTATTTTTCAAGAGGCGCACCCCTCCATTTAATTTCACCCGAATGGGCATTCAATTCCTTGCTGATCAATTTTACCAAAGTGGATTTTCCTGCACCATTGGCTCCCAGAATTGCAGTAAAAGTATTTTTCTTCAACCGCCCATTGATGGCCGTTAAAATCTGTTTGTTGGCAATGCCCCAATTCAATTCGCTGAGCTGTATCATAGGAATACCTCCCTTTTTTTGCGAACCAATAGATATAGGAACAAGGGCGCTCCGGTGATGGCCGTAATGATGCCTACCGGAATTTCCGTGGGCATGGCAATGGTTCTTGCCAAAGTATCTCCCCAGCAGAGCAGGACTGCCCCGCCCAATGCGGATGCGGGCAATAAATATCGGTGGTCGGCACCGCCCAATAACCTCAGAACATGGGGCGCTACCAAGCCGATAAAGCCAATCATTCCGCAAAATGCTACGGAGCAGCCTACTGCCAGGGATGTGAATAAAATCACCTCAATTTTTAATCGCTCAATGGGAATGCCCAAGTGCGTGGCTTCTGTTTCGCCCAAAGCCAGGGCATTGAAGGCTTTGAAATGCCGGGATAAAAAAAGCAAACTGACAAAAGTGGCAAAAGCTACGATTCCGGTATTGAGCCAATTGGCACCGCCCAAACTACCCAAGGTCCAAAAGGTAAGCGTTCTGAGCGAAGCATCATCTGCAATAAAAGTTAGCAGTCCCGTAAACGCCATCGCCAATGCATTGATGGCAATTCCACCTAAAAGCATGGTGGCTACATTGGTGCGCTTGTTTTCCCTTGCCAATCGGAAAATAAGAATGGAAGCGAGCAGTGCACCGAGAAATGTCGCCAGGGATAAGACAGATAAGCCGGCAATGGCTGCGCTGGAAATGGCCAGTGTAGGAAATAAAACGATTACCGTTGCTGCCGCCAAGGATGCCCCCGCAGAAATGCCAATGATGGAAGGATCTGCCAGCGGATTTCTAAACAAACCCTGCATGGCTGCGCCCGAAATGGCCAAAGCAGTACCAACCAATGCGCTCATCAAAATACGGGGCGAGCGGATTTTTAAGAATACCGATTCCTGAACATTACTGAATTCCTTCCATTCCATTTCTGGACTGATATTATTTGCCAAAATAGAAACCACCTGTGCCGGAGAAATTGATACTGCGCCCAAGCCAGCCGACACGAGCATCGAAAGACTTAGACACAGCAACAGAAAAAGCACTATGGTTTTTTGCTTTAACATCAGTTGTTAGAAATTGCTTTTAGTTTTTGGTTCAATTCATAAGTTGCCTGTCCCAATCTTGGACCAAAGCCAGAAAGGAGCAGTCCGTTCATGTTGATGAAATTTTTGTTTTTTCCCGCATTGGTTTCTGCTACACCCGGCACGGCCAAAAGCCCTATGCTTTGCTCCAGGCTTTCCTTTCCGCTGGAAAAAAGCAAGATTGCATCGGGGTTGCTGCCCACCAAAGCTTCGGAAGTCAGTGGTTTGAAATCCTCAAAATAGGCAGAAATGTTTTTGCCGCCAGCTAAATGGATGATGCTTTGCAAAGGGGTTTTTCTACCCGCCACCAATAAAGTGCCCGGGCCACGCGCATAGATGAAAAGCACTGTTGGAGCATTTTCCAATGGCTCTACCTTTGAAAGCTCGGCATTCAT
Above is a genomic segment from Chitinophagales bacterium containing:
- a CDS encoding TonB-dependent receptor, which gives rise to MLQHNKWFFLTVFFMWSFGLFAQKTITVHDDKAVLPYVHAHFYLLPPSENQEWGYLSNQSGELSIPKYLQENPKTRFVLKLSHLGFESYQDTFATLKMLPNQIALKADEAALQEVVVSAQYLPTSTAKTVHKVEVIDAEKINNMAAVNLRDLLSNNLNIRLSQDNILGSSMSMQGLSGENVKIMIDGVPIIGRQNGNIDLSQINLNNIERVELVEGPLAVNYGSNALAGTLNIITKKTSREKYSVYLNGYSENIGTYNADAGISFAHKKHFLSLSGGRNFFDGWNPSDNFWPDFKQPRADSTRFKNWKPRTQYFGRAQYNYQFKKLKLGYKAEFFKEKITNRGRPRAPYFENAFDDYYYTTRIDQAVYLDGNVAKNKFINITAAYNYFNRKKNTFSKDLTTLEESLTENPSDQDTSVFQQWMSRGNFSKSNSDDWFNYELGYDVNIETARGARIEGQQQYIGDYALFATAEMEAFEGFVVRPGLRYGYNSGYRAPLVPSLNLRYVLKDFTLRASYARGFRAPGIKELYFYFVDINHNIVGNQDLKAEYGHNYSLNLQHRKSLGKNVFVKSGISGFYNDINNLITLAQIDGQEFTYTNIGQFQTVGANADFKLNWKNLDFNLAAGYIGRSNQIEADEVSRKFNFSPELTSNLVYKWQKTGLQAAVFYKYQGRLPNFVLVNGSVSENFIDDYHTLDVNLSKSFFREILGITIGMKNLLDVQNVNANLSAGGAHSSGAGSVAVATGRMLFARLNINFSPSKLK
- a CDS encoding DUF6686 family protein, with the protein product MCNEDKILHHTKNGKVIWCPHCDSMQLDYKIVQLSFQSVHLSQFLEKIEADLEEAELLNRSDVNFQFATPVKSIQLKFTKAELIELQDLVSISLLQRSLKKMFIDASA
- a CDS encoding ChuX/HutX family heme-like substrate-binding protein; protein product: METLANNTLSKKWEALLEKQPNLRIRNAAQELGVSEVELLATKCGTNVSRLKPEFQNILTEIKSLGKVMALTRNNDVVHERKGIYKNASLENAHVGLFVGEDIDLRIFFQCWKSAFAVTEISNEKPRYSIQFFAKDGTAVHKIYLTPQSDLEAYKNLVEKYRNEDQSTEESVQASPEKAPELQDSEIDISGFQQEWLNLKDTHHFFGMLKKYKVSRTQALRLAPEGNYAIKVDPKVVRAILEKAAETQTPIMVFVGNPGMIQIHTGPVKKLMEYGEWYNVLDPDFNLHIKESALDSCWVVRKPTEDGTVTALECFNAEGEQIAQFFGKRKPGIPELQEWRDIVSQVEESCKI
- a CDS encoding heme ABC transporter ATP-binding protein produces the protein MIQLSELNWGIANKQILTAINGRLKKNTFTAILGANGAGKSTLVKLISKELNAHSGEIKWRGAPLEKYKAADLARERAVLTQKSSMNYDFPVQEVVMMGRYPHFKNHPQKGDYTAVEESLQAVQMLEFKTRNFLSLSGGEQQRVHLARVLAQLWDENKIAYSEKLLLLDEPLNNLDIKHQHEILQLSRDFAHRENVVLAVLHDVNLAAMYADEIILLKNGKIFAHGTPAEVLGEEQLSICYDMPVCVQQHPFCKCPVAYFGNTILESKNNHKQHKNYSTEKQSTFIN
- a CDS encoding iron ABC transporter permease, with the translated sequence MLKQKTIVLFLLLCLSLSMLVSAGLGAVSISPAQVVSILANNISPEMEWKEFSNVQESVFLKIRSPRILMSALVGTALAISGAAMQGLFRNPLADPSIIGISAGASLAAATVIVLFPTLAISSAAIAGLSVLSLATFLGALLASILIFRLARENKRTNVATMLLGGIAINALAMAFTGLLTFIADDASLRTLTFWTLGSLGGANWLNTGIVAFATFVSLLFLSRHFKAFNALALGETEATHLGIPIERLKIEVILFTSLAVGCSVAFCGMIGFIGLVAPHVLRLLGGADHRYLLPASALGGAVLLCWGDTLARTIAMPTEIPVGIITAITGAPLFLYLLVRKKREVFL